In a single window of the Pseudomonas entomophila genome:
- a CDS encoding sensor domain-containing diguanylate cyclase — protein sequence MSNPGVPAKLPGRLGDELSAWGVALAALVVGCLLTAALATATHAFYKQQLRQRFELLASERHSRIAERFDEQERRLDGLRRFVGYSREITPREFDGYARPLLHRTQAYSWAPRVAANQREAFEQHAGDLLAQPYRIRDRDALGGWQDAPPRAFYYPVLYTQAASQQDQPYGFDLRGQPQREATLARASRPGSMAVSEPLDMLNVEPAYTRGLLMVAPVFTDAAPQDGPPGGYVMALLSLHQLIAESLPTAVDDSLVVRILDLSTEDNHEVLFDSGNRPAQIGLASSFLLRLADHQYQLDIRPSLGFLVANRSSAVLVVSLLGGLLSVLLATLLFSLFSQRQRALGLVARRTAELRVSEQSLRETHNQLRSVLDAATQVAIIATSLRGVIGTFNAGAERMLGYAADEALGHLTLEDLVQPEELHRRAHALSVRYGREVGAGQAMFAETVQEAGGEPVEWTLVRKDGSHLLANMLVTAVLDEQGLWVGYLAICIDVTERRRVHEALAARDRLLEKLSAEVPGGIYQYRLDADGHSCFPYASAGLHDIYEVELAELRRDASAVFERIHPDDLEQVRRSVLYSAEHLTPWREEYRVCLPRAGLRWVRGEATPEIGDHGCTLWHGYLTDISDLKRVEEELRALSITDSLTGIHNRRYFQERLRIELDRAQRDGLGLAVIMLDIDHFKRINDQFGHAVGDRVLRNLCQRIGQRLRRTDVFCRLGGEEFMVLCPGNNAEQARLLALELWQGVRSVPIEGVGRVTASFGVAGWRAGEGADALLLRADAGVYAAKQGGRDRVEAELG from the coding sequence ATGTCGAACCCAGGCGTACCTGCGAAGCTGCCCGGCCGGCTCGGCGACGAGCTGTCCGCCTGGGGTGTGGCCCTGGCAGCACTGGTCGTCGGCTGCCTGCTCACGGCCGCGCTGGCCACCGCCACCCATGCCTTCTACAAGCAGCAGTTGCGCCAGCGTTTTGAACTGCTGGCCAGCGAGCGCCATAGCCGCATCGCCGAACGTTTCGATGAGCAGGAGCGACGCCTGGACGGGTTGCGCCGTTTCGTCGGTTACTCCCGTGAAATTACCCCCCGCGAATTCGATGGTTACGCCCGGCCACTGCTGCACCGCACCCAGGCCTACTCCTGGGCGCCACGGGTGGCGGCCAACCAGCGTGAAGCGTTCGAGCAGCATGCTGGCGACTTGCTTGCGCAACCCTATCGCATCCGTGACCGGGATGCCTTGGGGGGCTGGCAGGATGCTCCGCCCCGCGCGTTCTACTACCCCGTGCTGTATACCCAGGCCGCGAGCCAGCAGGATCAACCCTATGGCTTCGACCTACGCGGCCAGCCCCAACGTGAGGCCACCCTGGCCCGGGCCTCCCGCCCGGGAAGCATGGCGGTGTCCGAGCCGCTGGACATGCTGAACGTGGAGCCTGCCTACACCCGTGGCCTGCTGATGGTCGCGCCGGTGTTCACCGATGCGGCGCCGCAGGATGGCCCGCCCGGCGGCTATGTCATGGCCTTGCTGAGCCTGCACCAGTTGATCGCCGAAAGCCTGCCGACGGCCGTTGACGACAGTTTGGTGGTACGCATCCTCGACCTGTCGACCGAAGACAATCATGAGGTGCTGTTCGACTCGGGCAACAGGCCCGCGCAGATCGGGCTGGCCAGCAGCTTCCTGTTGCGCCTGGCCGATCATCAGTACCAGCTCGATATCCGACCGAGCCTGGGCTTCCTGGTTGCCAACCGTTCCTCTGCGGTCCTGGTGGTCAGCCTGTTGGGTGGCTTGCTCAGCGTGTTACTGGCGACGTTGCTGTTCAGTCTGTTCAGCCAGCGTCAACGTGCCCTTGGGTTGGTTGCCCGACGCACCGCCGAGTTGCGGGTCAGCGAGCAGTCACTCAGGGAAACCCACAACCAGCTGCGCAGTGTGCTGGATGCCGCGACCCAGGTCGCGATCATCGCCACCAGCCTGCGCGGGGTGATCGGCACCTTCAATGCCGGTGCCGAGCGCATGCTGGGTTATGCGGCCGATGAGGCGCTGGGGCACCTCACCCTCGAGGACCTGGTCCAGCCCGAGGAGCTGCACCGCCGCGCCCACGCCTTGAGCGTGCGCTATGGCCGCGAGGTCGGCGCGGGCCAGGCGATGTTCGCCGAAACCGTGCAGGAGGCGGGAGGCGAGCCGGTCGAATGGACACTGGTGCGCAAGGATGGCAGCCATTTGCTGGCCAACATGCTGGTGACTGCCGTGCTCGACGAACAGGGGCTGTGGGTCGGTTACCTGGCGATCTGTATCGATGTCACCGAGCGGCGGCGAGTGCATGAGGCACTGGCGGCCCGTGACCGGTTGCTGGAAAAGCTCAGTGCGGAGGTGCCGGGGGGGATCTATCAATATCGCCTGGATGCCGACGGCCACTCGTGTTTTCCCTACGCCAGCGCGGGGCTGCATGACATCTACGAGGTCGAGCTGGCCGAGTTGCGCCGGGACGCCAGCGCCGTGTTCGAGCGCATCCACCCCGACGATCTGGAGCAGGTGCGGCGCTCGGTACTGTATTCGGCCGAGCACCTGACACCCTGGCGCGAAGAATACCGGGTGTGTCTGCCGCGGGCAGGGTTGCGCTGGGTCCGGGGGGAGGCGACGCCGGAGATCGGTGACCATGGTTGTACGTTGTGGCATGGCTACCTGACGGATATTTCTGATCTCAAGCGGGTGGAGGAGGAACTGCGTGCACTGTCGATCACCGATTCTCTTACGGGGATCCACAATCGGCGGTACTTCCAGGAGCGCCTGCGCATCGAGCTGGACCGTGCCCAGCGGGATGGGCTGGGGTTGGCGGTGATCATGCTCGACATCGACCACTTCAAGCGCATCAACGATCAGTTCGGGCATGCGGTGGGGGATCGGGTGCTGCGCAATCTGTGCCAGCGGATCGGTCAGCGGTTGCGGCGTACCGATGTGTTCTGCCGGCTGGGTGGCGAGGAGTTCATGGTGCTGTGCCCGGGGAACAACGCCGAACAGGCGCGGTTGTTGGCGCTGGAGTTGTGGCAGGGAGTGCGAAGCGTGCCGATAGAGGGGGTGGGGCGGGTGACGGCGAGTTTTGGCGTGGCCGGGTGGCGGGCGGGGGAGGGAGCGGATGCATTGTTGTTGCGGGCGGATGCGGGCGTGTATGCGGCGAAGCAGGGGGGCAGGGATCGGGTGGAGGCAGAGTTGGGGTGA